CAGCTCGGTGCTGAACTCACATCTAAGCCCCAACGGGAGTCCCAGATGAGGTGTTTCGCTGTCTGTTTTGCCTGTgggacccaatctggtaggcatgctcagagacaCCCTGAGAGcatgagtggtggtggtggtgttgcctcccactcccgCCCAGCGGTTAGAGCACTTAGCGGgctgtggaagacccaggttcaaatccccactctgcctgaccTGGAGCCTGACTTGAACACAGGCCTCCGAGGTGGATGCCCTAATGACTGAGCTGTTGTGTGTTCTGGGGCAGAGTGCTCTCCTGAGGGAGTGGTTATGCTTTGTCTAAACACTTAACTATTCAGTGGAGTAGGGGCTGGAATGTGGGTCTCCCAGGTGAATGTGCTACCCACCAGGTACTGAGTCATTCTCTGGCTCTCCCTGGCCCACACTTAGGGCTCTTATGGAATACCTTATTCTGGTCAAGCTCCCtatgtctttatttctcttgctCTTTGGCATAATTCCAGAGAGTTACACCTAGAAACCTCTGGCATTTTGCCACAAACATCTGGTTTCTGCCAGCAGTGTCCTGATcgggggagaagggggcgggggcagccaCCGAGAGTGGAGGCTGTGACAGATATGGAATTTCCTCCAGTATCCGTGggagaccttattgaattaagtttcaGTATGTTTGGGGTCCGTTGTATTAAACGAATGGCTTGTGTGGGCCATGTCACCTACCTCCAGAGAGGAGATGGGATGTGAACATTGGGAAGTGTTATGGACTTCAAAGTACGATACTGAACAATGTACTAGGCAAGAGTGGACTTTGTGGGCAAAGAGGGTCAAGTCGTTTTCCTGGGGTATCTCTAGATGggggtgaatgcaaattccccacttCCGGATATGCAAAAACCCAGCATGCACTTTGAGGAGGGGATCATTTTCTGATGAtcagcagctcctggagtctcaGTATCAAAGGaccaagctgtataaaggaaagattGAACTATTTACGGGAGTGCTAGTTCGAGCTAAGgttgttatgaacttgtaaccactgGAAAAACCCCTGGTgtggtttgaaggactgactcctaccagagcaCTCACTGGAAtgaggggtgatctctggtaacgTTGTTAGCATGAgcgtaggttcttttattgttttaataggtTTCCTCTGGAATGCTTTCatgttaagaataaatgtgcttgcttacaaAGGGCTGTGTGGTCACTTTTCACTGCTGCCAGTTACAGCTGTTCCTAACTGTCAAAGAGACAGCAAAGCACATTGggctgtttaggcagtctggcttgctggggatatcacagggcagggaactgtgcagcttgGAAAAACTCTGgtcaagagggagagagacacaagtCTCTACCCACAAGAGATGATGGCTGAGTTGCTGGGAGCACAGAGAGGGTGCCGTTGGTGGACCAAGGAGGGGAATGCaaatgcagttgccctgaactctgACAGAGGCAATGGGGGACAGGAGCCCTAAATAGAAGACTGGAGGGGGTCTGGATCAAGGAACAATGTGTACGAAGACGGTAGAGAGATAAATGAGGATTGTGTGGGCCATAACAGGCATATTTCTGCATCCCTCATGCATACCTCTTTTAGCCCAGGGATCTTACTTCCTTTTCCTCCCCGCAGAAATGGTTTGACAAGTATCCTGGAGCTCATCAGACCAGGTCTCCCTGCCAATGGGCCACGAACATACTTCCCCAGTGCACCTATGCCAACCTGCTAATGTTGCTGAGGAGTCAGAGATAAGGTCCTGGCATTGCAGCACAAGGCGGATGGACAAGGGAACGGAGCGTCTCTCTGTGTCTGGGGGTGGCGCTGAGTCTGCGTGCTCTGCATGTTGTTGGGATACAATAGGGGGAAGATGTTTCTCTTAACTCATCAATTCCTTTCTTTTAGAGATGAGTGTGAGGGGGGCTTGCCCTTATGCAAGCCAACGTGGTTTTGAAAGGAAGTTTGGTTGGTGAGATGTAAGGTTGGACCAAATCCAGGGACTTGTCTTGTGATGTTGTGTGTGGGTGAAACACACTGGGGAGTGTTAGGTACAATCTAGTAACAACATGTGCAAGCGTCTTCAGTTACAAAAGTCATCGTCTATGATGCAATATTTAGATTCTGCTCCTGAGGTGAAATCTACAACATTGAGATTGCTGCCAATTTACGATTGAGCTAAAGCCCTCtgaagtctttccattcacttcagagtGCTTTGAatcagatgtggttgccccatcgcaaaaagatctattggaattggtaaaggttcagaaaagggcaacaaaaatgattaggggtatggaacggctgccatatgaggaaagattagtaagactgggacttttcagcttggaaaagagatggctaaggggggttatgatagagttctacaaaatcatgacaggtgtggagaaagtaaataaggaagtgttatttactccttctcataacacaagaactaggggtcaccaaatgaaattaataggcagcaggtttaaaacaaacaaaaggaagtgtttcttcacacaacacacagtcaacctgtggaactccttgccagaggatgctgtgaaggccaagactataacagggttcaaaaaagaactagataagttcatggaggacaggtccatcaatggctattagccaggatgggcggggatggtgtccctagcccctgtttgccagaagctgggaataggccacaagggatggatcacttgatgatcacctgttctttTCAtcccctctgggacacctggcattggccactgtcagaagaaagggtactgggctagatggacctttggtctgacccagtatggccgttcttatgtccttatggCCTTAATGCTTTCTTGTGAAAATGCAACTGTCAGCTAAATAGCAACTGCTGGGGAGAAAAGTTTCTTACCCCCTGACAgattgtttgatttttgttttctctctgacTCCTGATATTTATTACACCGCTCCGCCCAACTCCCCTGCAGGACTCACTGGGGAAGCCCAGATTCACAGCTCTTTCTTTTGCAATCGTGGAGAAGATATGCTTTGAGATTCTTCTTGGAAACAGTTTTTACACAGAACCCAGTGCTGGTTGAGATCACTTTATATTGCTAATTATTTATACATCACCATAGGCTACAATGAATCCAGATGTGCCTAACATATAATGGAGAGCATCAGCCCTGAAGATATTACCAATGGCGTGTAAAGTAACATCCGTCGGGGATTATTAATTGTGACTATTACAAGGTCACAGACTGTGAACCTGCTCCCTGGGCTACACCCTAAATAAAATGCTTACAGCCCAGATTGTGGGCCAGATTGGATTGCAAATGCCTTATTTAGGGTGCTCGCCGATAATCTGATCAGGTCCttgataataaataaaataataataatggatatTGCTTAGCACATCATTAGGGATGGCTTCacagatgggtttcagagtagtagccatgttagtctgtattcacaaaaagaaaaggaggacttgtggcaccttagagactaaccaatttatttgagcatgagctttcgtgagctacagctcacttcactgaatgcatccgatgaagttaggacggaagaacccaatgcacagctacagactagggaccgaatggctaggcagcagctctgcggaaaaggacctggggtgacagtggacgagaagctggatatgagtcagcagtgtgcccttgttgccaagaaggccaatggcattttgggatgtatacgtaggggcatagcgagcaaatcgagggacgtgatcgtccccctctattcgacattggtgaggcctcatctggagtactgtgtccagttttgggccccacactacaagaaggatgtggataagttGGAAacagtccagcgaagggcaacaaaaatgattaggggtctggaacacatgacttatgaggagaggctgagggaactgggattgtttagtctgcagaagagaagaatgaggggggatttgatagctgctttcaactacctgagaggtggttccagagaggatggttctagactattctcagtggtagaagaggacaggacaaggagtaatggtctcaagttgcagtgggggaggtttaggttggatattaggtaaaactttttcactaggagggtggtgaaacactggaatgcgttgcctagggaggtggtagaatctccttccttagaagtttttaaggtcaggcttgacaaagccctggctgggataatttaattggggattggtcctgcttttgagcaaggggttggactagatgaccccctgaggtcccttccaaccctgacattctatgattctaagtgagctgtaagctcatgaaagcttatgctcagataaatttgttagtctctaaggtgccacaagtactccttttcttttcacagatgggACTCTCTATTATTTGTTTGGCACATTTTGACTCACTAGACACATTGAGCCTGTGTAAATACTTAGGCTCTCTTAACACAAATATTTGTGTTCCTGGGGTTCTGATCCAATTAAATGGAGGCTAAAGTTAACCAGCTATCAAATTAACTGTAAGGTACCATGAGCCAAATTCTATATGCGTACAACAAAGCTCCCCTTGATTCTCTTAATCTTAGGCAATAAGTATATTGGAACAGGGACCATTTCATTACTTGCGTCTACAACCCCTAGCACTGTGGAACCTTTGACAGGGAATTCTAGGTACTACCACAAGACAAGTAACAACATTCTTGTCTACAGATTTTAGAATATTCTATTCTATAGGTTCTCATCCCACATTCATCATAGTATAGCATTGGGATGGGAGAGAATGTGTTCCTTTCTGTCTATAAACGCTGGTGATTGTGATCGGTTACTCCCTCCCAGGTCTGATAGAAGAATTTTTTCATGAAGCTGTGGAAGAAGCCAGGAAAGTGAGCATTCTCACCCTTTGTCCAGGTCACCGTATGCTTCGGATCATAGAGAAGGGGATGAGTCAAATGCTGCCGGAGAACTCACACCAGCTGGCTTCGGGGAAGCTTTGCATTTCCCTCACGCGTGTGTCGGACTTACAGAACGTCATCATTTCAGAGTACAGATCGAAGGAGGAGGTTGTACAGGTAATGGTGGCTTTGTTTCCTATGTATTTAGAAGAGGGGGAAGTCATTAAACTGATGATGAGCTAGGGAAACAACAACTGAGTTTATTAGGGAGAGAGGACTCTTGTTGAGCCTAATTCAAACTGCAGGTGCAGGCTACGAAGGGAGAATTCCAACTCGGTCCGATTCCACAGAGGCTCCACCCCCAGCTGAGCATCAAGTTATAAGCAAAATATTCCATCAGCTCTAACTCTTGTTGGCTTATTTATCCAGCGGTCATTTGGATACGGAGACAGTGGCCACATACAAATTAACCCATAGTGCTTGACTCTGCCCGTTGCATGGTCCGTGCCCATGAGTGAAAATGCCAGTTCTGCTCTGACCTACCAATTTACAGAGCTGTCCGGCTGGATTCACCATCAGTTTCTCTGGAATTCTCCCCTCAGGCAGCACAATGGGAATCAAACCTTTAATAGGCTCTTGGAATTCAGTCCTCATTTGAATCAGTTGCGACAATGCGTCGGCCATTGTGTTGGCCAATGTGTTGACAATGTGTTGGCCAATGACTGTAGAAGAGCTGGCCCCGTATGGAAGAAAAGCATCATTGTGCCCagtttacagatggaaaaagtgAAGTACagggagaggaagtgacttgcacaaggtcccataacaagtcagtgacagagatgAGAATAGCCCCCACCTCAGCTGGTCCGTTGCCCTACCTCAGCTGGGGAGTGCAACTAACCAACCGCAGAGTAGCCAAAGAGTCTGTACACAAGCTGCTGGCAACGGCACAGCATCAACACACTGAAATAAAGACAACCAGGTTTTTCCCCCTCTACGCTTGCCCCATCGTGTCAGTCTgaggtgttacttgtaacaataggTGCAGCATTTTCAGAGGGAAACATTATTTCCTGGCTGATGATGCGCCTCTAAAATATTTCTCTCTACTCACCTGTAAccctctgcctctctccccacaggCAGTGATCTGTAGCTGCTTCCTTCCTGTCTATTGTGGATtcaaccctccctccttccaaGGCATGGTGAGTGCTCTTTGCCAATGCTCCAGGCGGAAAATGTTCTGATCTCACCAGAATCTGGGCTGACATGGATCTCAGGCACGCAGCTGTGGTGTGCAGCCCTTGCTGCCTGgggtctgtcagggttccctccccactctgaactctgaggtacagatgtggggacctgcatgaaagaccccctaatcttatttctaccagcttaggttaaaaacttccccaaggcacaaatccttccctgtccttggatgggtactgctgcccaCCGCCAAgggagttagacaaagattcaggaaaaggaccacttggagttcctgtttccccaaaatattcccccaagccccttcaccccctttcctggggaggcttgagaataatctacccaCCAGATAGGTacacaaggtgagcacagaccagacccttaggtttttaggacactaaaaagcaatcagattcttaaaaaacagaactttattataaaggaaaaaaataaaagaaacacctctgtaaaatcagaatggaaggtaattttacagagtaataagattaaaacatagaggattcccctctaggcaaaacttcaaagttacaaaaaacagggataaacctccctcttaccacaaggaaaattcacaagctaaaccaaaagataatctaacgcatttccttacAATTTGTAAGcttagatgcttagttcaggtatggctttaggagatgtattttccctgccctggttcctcactgacccagagagaacacaaagaagcacaaaacaaaaaccttcccccacagatttgaaagtatcttctccccttattgatccttttggtcaggtaccaaccaggttatctgagcttcttaaccctttacaggtaaaagagggattttatgctaccttagctgtatgtttatgacagggtCCTAGTGGGTTATTATTCCAAGaagcatttttgtcagtttcagtCCATGGGACTTCACACCCCTTGAGTTTTGGTGCAAGTTTCaggttggctgggaactgtggagGAGGCAAAAGTGCAAATGAAACCAGCGAGTTGAGTTAAGCTCTGAGCATATGGATCCCTCCAGGTTGCAAGTGTTTGCTTGAGCCATTAGcactgccatgtgccccagctgGCACAAGTTAATATTCGTCTGCAGTATGCATATAAGGGCCCATCCTGAACCCAGATCTACACAATAGCATCTAGAATCTAGGGTGTTCACCTGGTGTGAATTGGAATAGCTCCAGTAAATGCAATGGACCTGTGCTGATTTACTTGAACTGAGGATCCACTCCCTAGATCTCTTTACTCCCAATCtgctgccttaaccacaagaccaccccTTCATTCAATGGCATTAGCTACATAAGGCCttgattctcatttgcactaagACAGCGTAAAAGGGCCTTAAAATGGGCTTCAATGTGATTTGcaccccacagttcccatttTACGTGCCTATGTTGTGATCTGGACTTCCTAATGGGATTTAGCTCTCTTGTTAAGGCGTGCACATGAGATAAGCATGCTGTGATACACACCGAAGATGAACCATTATCTGATTCAAACCGCATGTCTTCTCAGCGCTACATTGATGGAGGTATGACGAACATGCAGCCTGGCTCGGACTCGGAAACCATGATCACGGTATCCCCTTACACAGGAGAGGTCGACATCTGCCCGAGGGACTGCCCGACCTATTTCAACTGCATTAGCGTCTTCCGAAGCACCTTCCTGCTCTCAGCTGAGAACCTAAGCAGGTTTAGTTACAGTATTTTCCCACCCAGTCCTCCGGTGAGTAGCCCCAGGGACTGCACAGTGACAGATCATTTCGGTATGGCCAACCCCAAGCATGTGAGGATCATAAATCATCCCCCAGCCCAAATCACGAGATTGCTAAAAAATCATGCGCCTTAGGAAAAAATTCTGGGTAGGTTCTCTTGGCCTTCTGATGTTTCAGCCTGTAGAATTCAAATGTGCAGGCTTTACTCCACAGCAGTGTTTTCTTAACGAAGTCAGAGATGctcaccaaaaataaataaataaaataaaaaacccacatgACTCCAGTAGCtggtgctttaagaaaaacaccaaatattgtgagatgcACAAAGAAatggcaagagttggcaacactgtggcACTTTTTTTGCAATTCGAATGACTCTCCTTTATAACGCTGAGTGGTTTCCCCTGCAGGTGCTACGCGAGTTTTATTTACAAGGATATCACGATGCCATTTTCTTCTTACAGAGGCACAGTAAGTGTTACAAAGATTGGGAGGTCTATGTGAGTTAGGAATTCCTAGCTTGCTCTGTCTCACAAAGCATCACTAGGATCTTTTGCACAATCCCAGGTCATTACACATCACCCAAGTTCATGTGATTATTTGTGAACACGTAACTCTTGTAATTATCAATAGGGGAGAACTGGACAGTAAATGGAACGGACAAGAAAATACCGCAGCAGACACCTGTGCACTGTGAAAAAGGTAGAGGATCTGTATTTCTTCTCTCCTGTTGGTTTTCACTAGCCGAGTAACATTACACTGAGATCTCTATGGCATGCTGCAGGAAGTGAAAGGACATGGAGTACCTCCTTTGCAAACCCATCAGGAACGCGGTGAGAACAtcaggaaggggagggagcataggtgtcaactctgtgggtgctcagggccagagcacccacagaaaaaatattagtgggtgcttagcatccaCCAGCCATAGCTGTTTGGTGGCTCAGGGAGCGGCTTGGGGGAGGGCAGCAAGCAGCGAGGGcctcagggaggaggtgggggggcggggatgtgGGAAGAGGCAGAACGAGGGCGGAGccttgagggagggggcggagcctcAGGGTAGAGAGGTTTGTggggcaccccccccccagaaaaataaaagtcagcacctatgggagAGAGCGAAGGCCATATTCACTAAAGTGACCGTTGCTGGTGCATCTTGCTGAGCCGGTTGTGTGTGAAACATCATCAGACACACGGCTCCTTCCCTTCTGCCCCATGGGCCGGCTCAAGCCAATATCTCGGAGGGTCCggcttctttctctctccctctgggcAGAGATGGTTATACGATGATTACTCATTACTTATGTAGCATTATAGGTGTGCACGGGGAGCCACGCCCAGCAGCAACCCCAGAGGGGTCTTTGCGAGAGGAACATGGTCAGTGGCTGGTCTGCAGCTCTATCCCTCTGCCCCTGGCACTGACCCATACtaataagaggtttcagagtagcagccatgttagtctgtatccacaaaaagaacaggaggacttctggcacatccactcccagtctttattcaagcctaagttaattgtttggccaatgcacatggcagaggggcattgctggcacatgatggcatatatcacattggtagatgtgcaggtgaacgagcctctgatagtgtggctgatgtgattaggccctatgatggtgtcccctgattGGACAAAccggatagtctctacgtaaaagaataaatggacacaaatcagatgtcaggaattataatattcaaaaatcagtcggagaacacttcagtctctctggccactcgattacagacctaaaagtcgtaatatttcaacaaaaaaacttaaaaacagactccaatgagagactgctgaattggaattcatttgcaaactggacaccattacattaggcttgaatgaagactgggagtagatgtgtttttacataaagtaaaactatttccccatgtttattccccccccccccccattcctcacacgttcttgtcaattgctggaaatggcccaccttgattatcactacataaggttttttttctctcttgctggaaatagctcaccttatctgatcattcttgttatagtgtgtatggtaccacccaatgtttcatgttctctgtgtatataaaatctccccactgtattttccacggcatgcatccgatgaagtgagctgtagctcacgaaagcttatgctcaaataaatgtgttagtctctaaggtgccacaagtactccttttctttttgcatactaAGGGAGAGCAGATATTTGAGTTTCCTCTTAATTGAATTTGCCTTTATTGACCACTTGTTATTTAAGGattgtatttgtttgtttcacCTCTGTTGGCTTTTAGTGGTAGCTCTGCCTGCTCCAAAGAGCCAGGAGATGCCTGGATCCCCGGGCTCAGTTGCTGAGATCACATCACGGCATCCTGTGCCATGCAAACTTCACATGAACATGTCACGTTCTCTCACAGACAGGTGAGAACGACTTGTATGAGGATTTCACAACAGCATTAGCCACGAAGGCCCTGTCTTCATCCGAAAAGAAGGGTGTGCTCTTCATTCAAGCTAGTAGCTGAGTGAAGACAAGGCGTGCCACAGAGTCCATAACTCGACCAGGTCATGTCTGTTAAAACTATGCACTGCCTTGTCTTCCCCAGGATTGTTCCTTGAGTTCAGCTATGTTGACGGAAAAACTGattctcagctggcgtaaatctgATCATGCCAAAGACTCCAGTTAGACTTAttctgatttaccccagctgaggatctgactgcAGTGTCCCTTAGTTGACAAGTAgctaggacacctgggttctgttcccagttcaaCCACTGATTCTCTGtttgaccttgggtaagtcatgtAGCTTGCATATATCTCTGTATGTGTGTAGACGAATAAGTTCTAACAAGCAAAATCAATCAGTGGGAGTTGCTAAGCCAGGGTTAAAATTGAAACTGGGTTCCTCTTTTACGTCCTATTTTGCCCTCCCCAAATATATGCTACAAGAACAGTCATAGCAGCTGCCTTATTGACTGGTTAAATCTAGTGCCAAAGTAGAACTTTTGTTTTGCGAAATTTGAATTGATTCGAACAAGGGGTTCTTGAATAACAACACCTTACAACAGAGATGTTAAATAGTTCTAAGTCTTCCTATAAACTTCTTCTAACCTTTTATTGTCACTTTGTaaccccacccaaaaaaaccccccaaatcagaaagaaaaacaatgaaatttaggccatgtctacactagtacttatgtcagcaaaacttttgtcactcatgggtgggggggaaaaaaccccacaccccGTGAGCAAcatgttttgctggcataagcgcttgtgtgcacagtgctatgctggcaggagatgctctcccgctgacatagctccCGCTGCTCGCTGAGCTGGTTTTGTAtatcgacaggagagcgctctcccgtcaacataacGCGGCTACGCGCGCGCTCTTACCGCGGCACAGCTGTGTCGGTACAATGGGCCGCTGTATGCTTGTGCTGGAGAGATGGCCTTCGTTTATTGGATTCCCCTAGCTGAGATCGACTGTGGAATTTCAAAGGGCTCGTCACTAAATTAGGCACTtgagcccagatcctcagagacAGCTGAGGGCCCTGATTCCCATTGAATCAATGGTAgttcagtgcctaaatacctttgtggatctgggcccggCCTCTGGAATAACAGATGCACAAGTTTTTTGGTGCCTCCTGAGCCCCTACCTTCTGAGAATTAGGCATCTCAAGCTGAGCACACAAATACTGAGGAACTTCACTAGTCACTTTCGGAAAGCCCAGCTATTGGATTTTAGCCAGAATACTGCTGAGGGGGGTTGAGTCTCTGCCAGGTGAGCAGTTAGCTCCACCCGACGAGAAGAGTGTTGCCAACTAGAGCTTTCTTCTGAGCACCACCAGAGTATGTTGCCTCTTCTCTCATTAGCTTGTAAAGCACAGGGCGTTTGCGGGACCTTGTGGGAGATAGGGGTTGAGCGACAAGGGTTATTGGCGGTAATATGTTAAAATCACTGATTGCATTGCCAGATCCATAAGCAGCAGAGAGGTAAGGCGTTCTACCATTTAAAAACCCAATTGGGCTGAGGGCATGGTTGGAAGGAGCTAAATGAGCTAGTGGAGAAGGAAGGAGCAAAGGGCCGAATGGAGAGGCAAGCAAGTCCTACTGGAGTTTGGAAGATAGTGGATCGGAAGCAGGGAGGTGAACCTGTCATCATCATTTACACAGCCCCAAAGCTGGGCATGGAATTCCCGGACAAGGGGTTGGATTTCCAGCTGCTGTAAATCGGTAccactccattgaagtcactagagCTACAGGGATCTATGTCCGGGGAGAAATGTTTGCTCGGTACAGGAAGACAACCAATAATCCAACTTCCAAGGAGGCCATtctgacagcagctgcagaaccatGCTCTGCAAGGGGCTGATCAaagcccaccaaagtcaatgggagtctttccattgcctgAATGGGATCTGGACCAGGCCTGGAATGAGGACTGGGACAGTCTGTTGTGCTGTCCAGTTGGCCCCTCGCCCCACTCTGAAGTGCATATGAAGTcacagagttcaaggccagaagggcctgcCCTCCTGTATCTCTCAGGCCACTGACACCACCCAGCCACCCCAAGTGCGTAGGTGAAGAATGAAATCTGGTTCCCAAACTTCCTTTATAAATTTGTAGTGGAATTGGGAAGGACAGGTGAGAAATAAAACATGGGTGGTGGTAGGGCCAACATGGGGGAATCAAAGTGGCGTTTGCCATTTTCTTGACCATATGGTGGTCCAAAATATTATCACAGCTAGGAAGGGGTCATCTCTCTTTACTTTCTCTAGGTAACTGCTGACGAGGGCCATTCTGGAAAATCTAAACCTGGACAACTGCAAC
The sequence above is a segment of the Eretmochelys imbricata isolate rEreImb1 chromosome 21, rEreImb1.hap1, whole genome shotgun sequence genome. Coding sequences within it:
- the LOC144278315 gene encoding omega-hydroxyceramide transacylase-like: MAEEDPKGPESPISLSFSGSGFLINYQVGVVQALWELAPETMRSASKVYGTSCGSVVAAAVACDVDVGLIEEFFHEAVEEARKVSILTLCPGHRMLRIIEKGMSQMLPENSHQLASGKLCISLTRVSDLQNVIISEYRSKEEVVQAVICSCFLPVYCGFNPPSFQGMRYIDGGMTNMQPGSDSETMITVSPYTGEVDICPRDCPTYFNCISVFRSTFLLSAENLSRFSYSIFPPSPPTGENDLYEDFTTALATKALSSSEKKGVLFIQASS